The genomic stretch CTGCTGGTGCTTCAGCACACCTGCTGCCCCTACTGCCGGAGGCGCATCGATGACCCCAGCCCCTGACCGGCAGCCTCGGGACCACCTGCCCCCTCCCGGCCGCCTTGCAGGCAGCTGGGCTATCGAAGGAAGAGTTAAACTGTCAGAATGTGTCTTCTGCCCAGATCAAGTTTGGACTCTAGGGAGGGGCCTTGTGTAACCACGGAATTCCTATTTATGGCATTTCATGCCTTGTAAATACTGccaggagagggagaagagaatgtacatatattttctaagaaaaaaaaaatctgttacttTCAGAACGGCTCTGAGTTGTTCACGGCAGCCTGCTGGAGTCCACAGATCTGTCAGACCATTAACATGTACACTTTGCGAACAGATTGCCTCAATAATTACAAATAAAAGGGCTTCTTATTTTCATCATCCGTGCCTGCATTTTCACAAATCTTCGTATTGTCTGCAACTTAATTTCCTTATGCAAAAGTGCACCTGTTTCTAATTTGATCTGAGAGGAAATTACATTTGTGTGCTCTTAAAATTTAATCTAATCGAAATGGCAATATGGGAATGGTAGGGGAacgggtttttaaaaatatttatttatttattttggttttaatggGGCTCCATCTCAACGAGAAAATAAGATACCTGGCTCTAAAGAAGGTGGCAAAGAGGGCTGCTGAGGAGTCGACCCTCTACTTCCCAGCTGGGGCCaggcccccctcctccccaccatcccCTAGCCCCCCAAGCTGACCTGAGGCTTTCCCCTTCCTTCAGCTCCTGGAGCGCGTGGGTTTCGTTTGAGGTTCCAGCAAGGTCCCTTCTCCTGAGCACCAGCAAGTGTCTGATTCGGCAGCTTGAGGGCCGATGGGAAGCTGTGGAGGGGAGCTGACATTTATTGGGGACCTTTTCTGTGCCAGCCGTGCTTCCTAGGCTGGCTCAGTTCTCATAGGCTGGCTCAGTGACGGAGGGGGGTGATTTCCGTTCTGCCGCCATGGGGGCGAGCGGAGGTGCTGGTGCCCTGGCTGGGAAGCCCCTGTCCTGTCCTGAGGCCTCTCCCTTCGCCCTCCGCTCTACCTGCCCAGGAGGCAGCGAGCAGTCCAGTGCTTTATACAAAGTCCTGATGGCAGGAAGAAGGgaactgggctgccagggaatgtGTGGAAAACCACCCTGGTGATTAGATATTGATACTTTACAGGGCATCTGTGAAGTGGGCAGAGCGGGACAAATGTCCCCATTGGAGGGATGAAGACCCTGAGGCCTGGAGAAAGGAGCAGCTGCAGAGGCCACCCAGTGGTGAGTCCAGAGCTGGACCCCTGCCCACCCTCTCCTCACTGCCTCCCTCTGCATCTCTCTTAGGGGATGGTGGAGGAAAATACAGAAAGGGAGCCAGACAGTTGTGCCAACAGAACTCCTTCGTTGAGTGTCTAATTACTTACGATCATGCATCCTCTCTCTCGCGCTAAACATTTATTAATGTGTTAGGATTTCCATTAGCGCATTACTTGAACTGAAAGCACTTGCATATGGctgggagaaaggagagggaaaaaacagCCCCCCCCCCACGCCACCTAACAGGCATCAATCACAGTGACAGATCAGATGGAGGCTAGAGGCGGGGGAGGGGCCCAGCCTGAGACTCCGGCGTGCATCCTCTCAGTCGAACGACGCAGAGGTGAGGGTGTGCTGTGCCAGGTTCTGCTGCCACAGGGGAGCTGGGCTCCAGAGGCCTGGGTCTGAGCTCCCGTTAAGTCTGGCCCTGACTGAGCGCCAGACATGGTGCCAACCACTTTCCATGTATCATCTTCTGTAACCCTCAGCCGTCTTCAAGAATGTCCATTGTACAGATGCTGAGACTGAGGCTCAGtaacattctcttttctttcattcgtcaaatatttattgaatcgaGACAGAGACACAGGCAGGCACAGCCCTTGTGCGTGAGCACTGTGTCCTGCTGCTCTCCTGTTGCGACCTGGACAAGGCCTTGGCCAGGTCCAGCCCTCTCTCCAAGgctgttttcccatctgtacaaGAGGCCCCTCCAGCTCTGACACTGAGGTTCCAGCCTCAGTCTGTGTCAGATGACCCTGACAGCCCCTCCCATGCCACAGTGAGGAAGGCACCACCAGGGTCTCGAGATGCCTGTCTCACtaagaggagactgaggcccggGGAGAGGAGTGGCTGCCAGAGGCTGTGCAGCTTGGAAGTGGTTCAGGCTGCGACTCGATCCTGACCTCTTGGCTCCAGGTCCTCAGCACTGTTCCCAGTTCCTGGAAGGAGGAGGTAAGGAAGCGGGGATTGGGCGGCCCAGAAAGAGCCCCAGGCCAGACCTTAGGTGGCCCTGGCTCTAGCCCGGCCTCAGCCCACTGGTGTCTGCACCTACCCCCAGCAAGGCTGCCGAAGCCGGGAGCCCCTCATGGCTCTCGAACAGGTGGGCAGGTGCCCCTTCTCCAAGGTTGCTGCCGGTGGCAGATACCAGATGACCTTCCACTTGTGCCAGCCCTGACCTCAGGGCAGGTAGGAGCCCCAGCAGAGAGGCCACCACTGGGCAGGGCTGTCACCCTGGGCCCAGCACATGCCCAAGTACACCCTGTTACTCCTCCAGCCAGACTCCAGAACATCTCCTGGAATGGAACCCGGCCATGCCCCTCCCCTGCTTGTAACTTTAGTGGCCCCTGCTGGCCGCCAGCTGGCCCCCCGGACTCGTAggccctcctgcctcccctgccATCCCATCCCGTGGCCCCGGCACCTCTACACCAGCCGGCCCTTCGCTCCCTGGACCTGGACCCAGCTGTCCCCCTGCCTAGGCTGGGGAGCTTCCCTCCCTCCTGGTCCAAATCTCGCTCCTCTGGGCACAGCCCTGGGGCTGGAGCATATTCCCACCCCTCACGGTTATTAGTTTTCCCTTTGTCTGCTGCCTCCTAAGCCtgggagctccttgaggacagggactgtcTAGGATTCATCTCagtgtccccagcacccagctcagGCCAAATGTTgcagtgggagggaaggaagaaggaggaaggaagtggggCGGGAGGAGAGGAGGCCGGAAGGAGAGGAGAGTcggcctctccttccctctccccccttgACATTCTCAGCTCAGTCTAAGGCCTCACTCAGCTGTGGTGACGCAGCCTGTGGGGCTAAGCCAGTGAGAGGAGgcggggaagaggaggggggtgCTGCTGACCAAGCAGCACCTCCACGCAGAGGCTTACGAGCTATTTGCGCACTGTCCCCTAAACCCTAATCCTCCACAGCCAAGTAGGAGCCCTACCCCTGGTGTGCCAGAGGGGCTGGCCCGGGGAAGCAGAGGTGGCCATCCCTGGCGGCCCCAGCGCCACTCCTTATGGCTCCTCCCAGCTTGTTTTCAGCCTGGCCAAGAGGGGCAGCGGCTCAGAAGTTCGCCCACACCCGGGCTTGGCCCTCGTGTGCTCTGCGCCGCTCTCTAAACCTCCTGACACAGGGGACAAGAGCTCAGGCTGGAGGGCTAGCCGCCTGGCCTCCATTCAGGCTCTGCCGAGGAACCTCATTTCCCCCAGTGGTCAGAGGGGACTGAGGCCTCCTCACGGGGCTGGGAGCAGATGTTCCTTCACTGGGCAaatctttattgagcacctactctgggcTGCGAGCTCAGATGTAGCCAAGAACAGGCCGAGCCGGCCCTGCCTTCTAGAGAGAGATGGGCCATTGGTCAGGAGACACATAAGACCGTCACTGACACTGATGACTACTGAATAGGAAATGATCGTGTGATGGGTGGGCGCCCGGACGCGTAGAGCTGGCGGGGGCGCTCCATGGCTGTGGAATGAACGAGGTTCAGAAGAGGTTAACGCTTTCAGCAACGCTCACTGATCACctacaggaaactgaggcacggggaACGGGGGAGGGCTGGGCTACACCTGGCCTTGTGGCCGCAGAGCCTCAGTCCAGCGAGGGAGGACCGTGAGACCTATATCGTCAGGCCTGAAGGTCTGTGAGCGCTTTCCCTGGTGGGGAAAGCAGATCAGGTTTACCATGCAGGTGGGCGTGGATCCCCAGAGTTTTCTAGTCCCAGCGAACTGAGAGGGGAAGCAGGCCTTCCGGGGCTCTCTTGGCAACCGAGAGCCACAGGCTTGAGCCCAGTGCCGTCTCCACCACTGCTGCCCAGGCTTGACCGACTCAGTCAAGCCTTTACCAGCACCCCAGCGCAGCCCTCTTTTGTCATTGGCACCGTGGTGTGAATTATGAACGGAAGCTCTTCCTGAGAGCCGTCtttggggcaggagggagaggtggCCAGGCAGGTTTGTCACATGACCTGGGTGACTCCCTGCCAACCAGGGGCCTTGGTCTCCCCACCTGCAAAATGCGGCAAGGAGGGGGTCAGAGTAGGTGTCTTCTAGTGACCTTCCTGCTCGCTCCATGAGCCTGTTCCTCTGAACaaaaagagcttttttttttttttttttaaattctttatcatGCGTTACAGAACAGAGCTCCATCACTTCAGGGATGGCCTTTAACCCCCCATCTCCTCACCCTGTGAGCGTGGGATTATTAGACTTTCCTACAGAGGGTGAACCTGAGTTTTAGAGAAGAGAAGCACTTCCTGATGTAACCTAGATCCATCCCCTCAGTCcacaaacatttcttgagcacctattatgtgccagaccccagggaatacTTCAGTGAACCAAACAGAAATCCCAGCTCGTTCAGGTTCAGGGGAAATGATTTACATGCTCCTGCTGTGTGTGGAGCTGGGCTCTGGGGCCCTGTGGTGAGCAGGACAGACCCCAGCCTACCCCGAGGGACTCAAACGTTACAGCCTAGGAGATgaacaaaagacacatgaacaGAATAAGAATTAAAAGCTTCCAGGTTGTCATAAGCATTAGGAGGTAACAAGCAAAGTCCTGAGGTCGAGGGTCGAGGGCTCAGCCCggcctgggcagggctgtgtggGCTGGTGTTGACCCAGGGTGTCCACTGTCTCTCCTTCCGTCTGGCTACCAAGGGCCGCATCAGAAACTCTTCACCTTGACCTCATTAACGACAGGCCTAATCACTGAGCCAAGCGCCTTGCACTTTGAGAGGCCACGCCCCCCCCACCCGCCACGCCTGCCCCTGGCTCATTCACCAGCACACATTTCATCAGGCTTCCCTGCGCAAGTCCTGACCCTGCCCGGGGCCACAGGGGTCTGGAGCCCCAGGTGggctggagggaagggggcaCATTTCTGAGCAGACAGGTGTAGGAAACCCAGGTGGGAAGATAAACTGGCATGAGGGAACTTAAGTGATGGAAGTCTCGAAGACTGGTACACTTCCCTGGCCGGCCTGTAttcccagcctcagggcctttgcactttctGTTCTCTCTCCCTGAGCGTCTCTACCCGCCCCCAGAACTCCTTCCACCCTTGAGTTCTCAGAGAGGCTTTCCTGGGCTGCTCTAGACAACCGTGCGCTGGGAGTGAGTTGCCATCTGAACTTACCCTGTTGTTACtggtttcattgtttgtttgtggGGCCCTCCTCGCTCCCACAGAAAGATACTTCCTGCAGGCAGGGGCTTGGTCCTTCTTGTCCACTCTGTCCCCCAGAACTGAGCACCTTGTGTGGATCACAGTAGGTGCTGGATAAAAATGTGTGGCTGGACCGTGGTCATTGAGCACCCGAAGGCCAGGCTCCCAGTTCACTCCTGGGGGATGTCCTCACCATCCTGCTATACATGGGGGCCCTCATTTTCCCCCAGAGCTCATCCCGCTGTCCTGGGACCCGCCCTCACGGCATTGCCTATCACCCGGCATCCaaggcccacggtcccaacccgGCCTGACCAGACATCCCAGGTCGCATCCTGTGTGCTGCAGGGTCCAGCCAGTCCTGTTTCCGGGGTCCCCCTCCCCTTCACGCAGGGTGCCCAGGACCACGCCTGCCTCACTCATTGCAGGGATCTGGTGCCTGACATGAGTTTGGCACAGCTCACCTCCTGCAGTCAAGGGCCTTCCTTCAGGAGCCCCTAGGGCCATTGTCCCCTCCCTGCTTCGGTCACCCCCATCTTGGTCCCCTCCTCCATCTTCGCTCCCTTCAATCCATCTTTGAGGGCTTTTGAGCCACCTTTCTGTCCCCGAGATCTGCCCGAGGCACTATCCCCTGCCCCTAGATAAAGCCCCCAGCACTGAGCCCCACCAGAGCTGGCCCCAGCCCACGTGCGGCCACATCCCACATGGGCCTCAGGCCTCTGCCCAGCCTTTGTCTTCAGTCTACACTGTCTTCCCCACTTGGCAACCTGGCACAGTGTCCCCCCTCCCTCAAAACATTGTCTCCCTGGACATCTCCGCGGGTAGGCAGCCTTCCTCCCTGGGCGAGGAGCTGTTCTTCCCACACGGGAGTCCTCCTCAGCCTGTAAGCTCCTCTTTCCTCGAGCTTCGGCTCCCCAGTGGCCTGCACATAAGTGATTGTTGAACGAGTGAGCAAGTGAATTCCAATTCAGTGTAACAAACGCTTTTTGAGCTCCTGGGTGATGCCAGGCTTGTGTCTGCCATGGGGAGTGCCCTGCCCTTGTGAAGCTCACAACCTGGCAGATGGGCTACTCAGTATGCGGTGACTGGATGAGCCAGGAGGTGACTTAGGTGGGGAAGGAATGGGTGAGGGGCTGAGTGAGGGGATGAGAGAATAACCGGCACCTCTGCCCTCTGGGAGCTCATGGTCCATTTGGGAGGAAGACGAAGTTTGCTTGCACTAAGCCAGAGGGAAGTGGGTACGGAGTCAGAGGTCCCAATGCCAGGCCAAGGCCATCAACTGAGATGACAGAGATTCCTCGGGGACAGGAGAGTTGGGGGCGGgcctcctgccctttcccaggGTCCCCAGCACCTCCCTTCCCTGACGGCAGCCTTCTACCTGGAGTCACCTTGGCCCCTCTTGGAAGCCAATTAGGCCCCCAGTTGCAGCAGTGAAGATTAATATGATTAATAACGCCCCCAATCGCGCAGGTGCTGATTCAGCCAGGAGCTTAGGGAGGGGAGGTCACTTTATAAGGGCCTGGGGGGGGGGCCGGTTTCAGAGCCTGGAGTCATCCAGCCGGAGCCCTGTGTGACTGAGCTCAGGCCTCAGAAACATCCTCTGGTTGGAGCTGCCACAGGGCAGCTACAAGGGCCGCAGCCATGAACGGGACGGAGGGCCTGAACTTCTACGTGCCTTTCTCTAACCACACAGGCGTGGTGCGCAGCCCCTTCGAGTACCCGCAGTACTACCTGGCTGAGCCGTGGCAGTTCTCCGTGCTGGCCGCCTACATGTTCCTGCTGATCATGCTCGGCTTCCCCATCAACTTCCTCACGCTCTACGTCACGGTCCAGCACAAGAAGCTGCGCACGCCTCTGAACTACATCCTGCTCAACCTGGCCGTGGCCAACCTCTTCATGGTCCTTGGTGGCTTCACCACCACCCTCTACACCTCTATGCACGCGTACTTCATCTTCGGGCCCACGGGATGCAATCTGGAGGGCTTCTTTGCCACCCTGGGCGGTATGAGCTGGGGTGCGGGTGACGGGGGCTACAGGAGCCAGGAGCTTGCGGTGTGAGGGGGCGGTGTCTGGGGATAGCCTATGCCTTGGGGATGGTGGCTGAGAGGCCATTACCCAAAGCCCTCACTTAATCAACAAACACTTTCGTGATGATGAGCTAGGCTGCCGTTTGTTGAGGGTGGGCACTGAACACTGTTGATCTCACTTGGAGTGGGATCATTGTCTTGCTTTCCAGCAAGGAAGCAGATGAGAGAATTCAAGGGCCTTGCTGGGGTCACATCAAATTTCTGGCGGGGCAGAGTTTCAAGCCCATGTCTCTGAGGCCCTTCAGGACATATTCTGCTTCCCTCGCAGCAGCTGTGCTGGGTCAGACCCACATTGGGCACTGGGGATAGAGTTGGACAAGACAGATCCCTGTGTTCAGGGCTCCCAGTCCTCCAGTCACTGGACTGCCTGTACTGGGCGATGGGCTCGGTCCTTCTCCAGCATCTAGCTGACTCCCTCCCAGCCCGCCTCCAGCCTCTCTGCCGTGCTTGAATGCTTTCTGCGTTGATGAGTCCATTCACAGGGAGACGTTAGACCTGTGAGGTGATCTGTATAGCTTTGAACCATagtttaaaatactttctttaaCTGAAAAACTGATTCTCTGCAGAGAATAGATCCCATttagcagatgagaaaactgcagTGTGCAGAGGGGAAGAATGACTTAGGGATATGGCCGGGCAGTGACCAGGGCGTAGGTCTCCTGGCTCAGATCCAGGAACATTCCCTGGGTACACACGGCCTCTCAGGCAAGCAGGAGACACGGGAGGTCATTATTACAGAGCCAGGGTGACAGGGAGAGCCTAGCACCAGCCACAAGGACGCTCTGCCTCCTgtcttccctctcccacctgtGTCCAGGCTGCTGCCTCTGCCCCATTCCTGGGACTCTGGCCGTCACTGGGTGTTTGTCACCTTCAACGACCACAGTCACACAGTCTCAGGCCAGAAGGGTGCAACACAGGCGGGCACGTCTCTGCTACAACTATGGTCCTGGAATACTCACTAGTGGTCCCTTTCACTCTCAGAAATGTCCTAGTTTGGTTGATAAATCCTATGGCCACCCTCCCTCCTGAGTTTCTGGGGTGATGTGCAGGGCAGATGTCTGAATCACATCAttatttcctcctccttctctgagCAAAACATTATGCAGCTCCTTGGCTCCTAGGAGAGGGTCCCACATAACTCGTGTTATTACGTTTCCCTGGAGGGGAGAGGCTGCTgcccaagagggagggaaggccTCCCAACTCCAGGCTTCTGCTGCCtctgcaatatctttttttttttgcggtacgcgggcctctcactgttgtggcctctcccgttgcggaggacaggctccggacgcgcaggggcccagccgctccgtggcatgtgggatcttcccagaccggggcacgagcccgtgtcccctgcatcggcaggtggactctcaaccactgcgccaccagggaagccctctgcaatATCTTTTGACAGGAACTCTGCCTGCTGCCCCATGAAGGACACATTTTTCTATAAAAACTCCCTACAGGGCTCCCAGTCCAGCCATGACCCCATGACCCAATTTCTGTGTCCCTCAAGAACCCAGAGCTCTTGAGCTGAACTAACTTTCCTGGGAGTTACTCTGCGCGGCATAGTGGCCCCTCTGCCCCGCACCCCCTCTTCAATGTCCAGGCCCTCCCCACCCTAAGGCCTTGCTCCAGGTCCGCCCCCAGGTGCCTTCCTGGCcgccctctccccatccctcagGGGAGCTCCCCCTCCTTAGACAGGTCCAGCCACGTGGCGTGTTGACTGACAGCTGGCTACCTTGCAGGTGAAATTGCCCTGTGGTCCTTGGTGGTCCTGGCCATCGAGCGGTACGTGGTGGTGTGTAAGCCCATGAGCAACTTCCGCTTCGGGGAGAACCATGCCATCATGGGCCTCGCCCTCACCTGGATCATGGCTCTGGCCTGTGCCGCGCCCCCCCTCGTCGGCTGGTCCAGGTAACAGCACCgagtggaagggaaggaagggtcTCCAGGGCTCTTCGTAGGGTCCTCCAGCCAGGGGAGCTGTCTGGTTCCAGGTCCCGAGCTGGCAACTGTCATGGGGTTGAGGTTTAGGGCAGGGAAGAGAGGGTCAGCCCCTGACGCTGCTATGGGGCTGGTCCCCATGTCAAGGAGACTCCAAGACGCCCCAACCCGTCACCTTGGCTGTGCCCCTAATCCGCGACTAAGCCAGGGCCAGATTCCAATCCTCTTTGGTCCAGTGCCCTGTTGAGCAGCTCCTCTGATCTTAGGCCTCAGCACCTGGAGAGGCAGAGCCTCCCTTGTGCAGGTGTGACATTGTGGCCTCTGGGAAGCAGTCCTGTCCAGACTCTAGGCCATTCTCTCCAAATGGGCTGAGATGAGCTGGGGTTGCGGTGGACAGTGGTTCCGGACATTGGACTAGTGACTCTGTGGGTGGCCTCGTGTCCCTCTGCTTCCGGGAAAGTCCCATCTCTCTCCACTTTCCTCCTCTCTCAGTCTTCCTGGGGCCAGTGTTCTTTGCCCCTTGCTGAATTTGAGCAATTCAGCAAGGGACAAAAAactctggcccccttccctgtctTCTCCAGTCTGGCCCGGTTACATCCTCGTAGGCACAGCTAACAGACACTGGGTTTTCCGAGGTCGGTCCAGTGTCACCATAGTCTGAAATCACCCAAACATCCTAACCAGACGCCCCGGGGGCCTCCCGTTTCCAGGAAGTGCAAGTATCCCTTAGTTACCCCGTGTGCCCCTCTTTGGCCTAGAAAGACCTGGGCGCCTCAAATACAGAGCTTGGGAGGGcttttcccttctcccctctgacCTGTGCCCTGCGTGGCCCGAGGCCTGGCCTCCGGCTGCTAGGGAGTGGCAGGCCGGGCTGGGCGGGGcggagaaggggtggggggggtgccTCTGGAATGAGAGACTTGGAGAGACTGTGGTACCGGGATAACACGGCACCAAACGAACAGTGAAACAACACTGTTTCCACAGGTGCATTTGAATCGCTTACCTCAGTCAATGTGATCCTCAGTCGCACAACCAAGGAGAggtttattatccccattttacagagagggaaagtgaggcccagagtgAGACCAGCCCTACAGTAGGCGGTGGCAGGGGACTCTGGTCAGCTGTGCCTGTTCCCAAGTCCCTCACATGTGGGTCTCCCTTTGCCCCTCCCGCCCCATCCCCCCACGGGTCCTCAGGTACATCCCAGAGGGAATGCAGTGCTCCTGCGGGGTTGACTACTACACGCCCTCGCCAGAGGTCAACAATGAGTCCTTCGTCGTCTACATGTTCGTGGTCCACTTCTCCATCCCCATGGTCATCATCTTCTTCTGCTATGGGCAGCTGGTCTTCACAGTCAAGGAGGTATGGTCCTATGCTGGGCGCTGGGGACATGCACATTGACTGGGCTGAGCCCAGCCCCCGTTCCAGAGGAGCCTCAGTCTGACACCAGGCCCTGTGTCCCCGCAGGCAGCTGCCCAACAGCAGGAGTCGGCCACCACACAGAAGGCCGAGAAGGAGGTCACTCGCATGGTCGTCATCATGGTCGTTGCTTTCCTGATCTGCTGGGTGCCCTATGCCAGCGTGGCGTTCTACATTTTCACCCACCAGGGCTCCAACTTTGGCCCCATCTTCATGAC from Mesoplodon densirostris isolate mMesDen1 chromosome 10, mMesDen1 primary haplotype, whole genome shotgun sequence encodes the following:
- the RHO gene encoding rhodopsin, producing the protein MNGTEGLNFYVPFSNHTGVVRSPFEYPQYYLAEPWQFSVLAAYMFLLIMLGFPINFLTLYVTVQHKKLRTPLNYILLNLAVANLFMVLGGFTTTLYTSMHAYFIFGPTGCNLEGFFATLGGEIALWSLVVLAIERYVVVCKPMSNFRFGENHAIMGLALTWIMALACAAPPLVGWSRYIPEGMQCSCGVDYYTPSPEVNNESFVVYMFVVHFSIPMVIIFFCYGQLVFTVKEAAAQQQESATTQKAEKEVTRMVVIMVVAFLICWVPYASVAFYIFTHQGSNFGPIFMTIPSFFAKSSAIYNPVIYIMMNKQFRNCMLTTLCCGRNPLGDDEVSTTASKTETSQVAPA